One genomic region from Actinomycetota bacterium encodes:
- a CDS encoding aldehyde dehydrogenase family protein, producing the protein MATTTYGNRTAGSTVVPPGAGLFASVNPARPSEELGLFPESDAAAVDEAVRAAAEAQRDWARVPWPERAETIARTGEILASRKEEMA; encoded by the coding sequence ATGGCCACGACCACGTACGGCAACCGGACGGCCGGCTCGACCGTCGTCCCACCCGGCGCCGGTCTGTTCGCGTCGGTCAACCCCGCCCGCCCCTCCGAGGAGCTCGGGCTCTTCCCGGAGTCGGACGCGGCCGCGGTCGACGAGGCGGTCCGGGCGGCTGCGGAGGCTCAGCGCGACTGGGCGCGGGTGCCCTGGCCGGAGCGGGCCGAGACGATCGCCCGCACCGGCGAGATCCTCGCCTCCCGCAAGGAGGAGATGGCG